The nucleotide sequence AATTGCTTTAATCTTTTTAACTTTACTTTATGTATCATACTGGTCAAAATGCAGATGTACAAGTTAACGAAAACTAATCACTAACGAAAAACCCAATTTGTGTTATAAAAAATTGTGATGAGATACATGaatcgaaaaaagaaaaaagaaaaaagaaagacatTTGTCAAGTGGCAATAACATGTGTCAAAGCATAGCTTGGTAATTGGTTGGAACTGCACAAGGAAGGACTCTTGATTTTGATGGCCAAAAGTATTTTGGGTTTGAAAATAGAGCATCCTGCATCAATTTTGAGTGatagacagagagagagagattggGATATTTTGGTGGTTTCAGAGAGAAAGATCTTTTAGGGGTGACGTGGCCATCTCTCTATCTCTACCAAACTATCCACACCCACtcatatctttccctttttctcatttttccttNNNNNNNNNNNNNNNNNNNNNNNNNNNNNNNNNNNNNNNNNNNNNNNNNNNNNNNNNNNNNNNNNNNNNNNNNNNNNNNNNNNNNNNNNNNNNNNNNNNNNNNNNNNNNNNNNNNNNNNNNNNNNNNNNNNNNNNNNNNNNNNCCTTTTCCCACTTATCATATGCCCCCGGCGCACTTTAGCCTTCACCAGCGTCCTCTGACCCCATTGCAGTTTTTGGttgtttctttcctttttcttcctcAACCTGAGATAGCAATCACACACAAACACAACAAAAGCGTCTTTTACGATTTAGGATTCTCATTTTTCCAATTTCATTTTTAATCCGACTTTTTAATCTTCAATAAAAACGTTGAAAGCCTTTGTTGCATAGTTCTGCTAACGTGCGCCCTGTTCTTCTGTCCATCCAATTTCCGTACCACGTCGGCTCGATCTCCACCGTCCGATCAGTGTCCGGTGTATTATAGAATTTCCCATCTGGTGAATAGTGGTTAACCTCGATAAACCCAAAGGAAAAAATGGATAAGATTTTGCTGTAGTATATGATGGATTTTGGTTTTGAATTTGATCCATTGATTGTGACTGTCATAATTTGGGTTTTCGGAAGAAGGGTTTTTGTGGAGGTTCTTTAGTGTTCAAATTTCTCAACTTTAGCATTAAGTTTTTCTCTTTTTCGTGTTTCTTTTTTCCCGTGAGATGGAGAGGGAGGATCTGAATTTGAACAAAGATAGTAATAACAACGGTGTTGGAGGTAATAACAGTAAGAGTGGCGGTGATGGCTTCATTGACAGAAGCAAAGTTAGGATTTTGTTGTGTGATAACGATTCCAAGAGTTCCGAAGAGGTTTTTACTCTTCTAATTCGATGCTCTTATCAAGGTATGAATTatgtatttttctcccttttctatGTATGGAGTGAATTGTTTGTATCTGCTTTGTGATTACTAGAACTTGGTTTGCTCATGTTATTGTTCTTAGATTCTATTTTATTTGCTAGAGAGGTGTTTTTGTGGATCCTTACATGCTTACAAACTTGAGTTTTATGGGGTATTAACCCTGGTTTTGTAGGTTGGCAACAATATGAGGGGACAATTTACAGTTGTTACTTTAGATGCAAACTTAGATTCTGATCTCATTGTTATTGAGTTACTTCTATGGTTCTGAGTAACAATATCTATTCAACTTCAAAAGTTGTCATGCTTTTGTTCTTATATTTGGGTTCCATTTGATGCCAAGAGGAGTATCATCTGCCATAAGATGCACATAATCAAACCTCTATGAGGGAGTTGCTTGTTGCAACTGTTACAAACATGACATACAGTGTAGATTTTCCTTGGGTGATTTTGGTTTTGACTTTTGAGGTCCAAATTTCTCTTTAAGACTCAGATCTCAAATGTATTGAAGTGTGCAAGACTCTCCGCTCCTAAGTTCACCCCCCTTCTTCCTTGTTAACTTCTATAAGTGTGATGGTCATGTTGCTTGTTTTTTATTCTTGGTGTGGGGTTACAGTTTTCATTATATGATTTAAAGCTTTGGCAGTTCTTGACATGCTTTTTGAGATATTTTAACACAAGAATTTTTGCGCTCCACAGTTGTTTCTGTAAAGTCAGCAAGGCAAGTAATTGACGCACTGAATGCAGAGCGACAATATATAGACATCATACTAGCTGAAGTCGACCTTCCGATAAAAAAGGGCATGAAGATGCTTAAGTACATAGCACGCGACAAAGAATTGCGCCGAATTCCTGTTATAAGTAAGTTTGGTTCTTCATTTTCCATTTTCCTAAGGAACCTGTAAAActctttattttagaaaaattttgtTCTGTTCCTCATCGTTGTGTTGGAATTTCTTTTTTGGTTAAGTGATGTCTGCACAAGATGAGGTATCCATTGTTGTTAAGTGCTTGAAACTTGGAGCAGCAGACTATCTAGTTAAGCCTTTACGCACTAATGAACTATTAAATTTGTGGACGCACATGTGGAGAAGGAGACGCATGGTATGTATCGCCCAACTTCATATTTATGAATGTTGGGGTAGCCTCTCCCTTTGATTTAACAGGAGATATTATATGCAAATACTTTACATATAATAACAATAAATTGATAGATATTGATAAGCTAGACATCTCCCCTTCAAATTAGCCTGATGTTTTGCTGTTCATGTGCATGAGCATCTCTATCTTGCATATGGCACTTTTCTCAAAATTTTCAATTCACAGCTAACAGCTTAGATCTTGTCGAAGTCACcttgaaataaatttttttatgtctATGGTGGCAGCTTGGACTTGTAGAGAACAACATCTTGAATTATGACTTTGACCTGGTAGTGTCTGACCCGAGCGATGCCAATACAAACAGTACCACCTTATTTTCTGATGACACAGATGATAAGTCCAAAAGAAGCAGTAATCCAGAGGCGGGAATATCTATCCAACAACAAGAGGTAAATGTCAGAAAAGCAGTCGTAAGTAATAAATGAGTAAAGGAAGTAGTGGGGGTTCACCATAGTGAAGGAGTTCAATCAACATTTTGCTTTCTTTGCAAACTATTCTACCCTTCAAAGCATATAATCTGATATTTGAATGCATCTTATTATTCATATCGACTTCAAATGTTTTCAAACTACTTGTTAAAAACAAAGTTTCCCCTTAACTCCCCTCTCTTTTCTTATGCTCCGTTCACTTTTATCAGTAAAAATTAaccaaaatatttttcatttgatGATATAGAGgaagtttcaatttttttttctttcaattataCTGTGTGTGCTCTAACTGTTGTGCCAGCTAAAGGTGTTTGAAAATCAAGATATGAGTTGACCATATTTATGCTAGTAACTGCAGGTCAGAGGGTTATAATTTATGTCTATCATTTATACTTTTCAGGCTACTGTTGCCATGGATATTGTTGTTGAGGAGCATCCTAATTCTTTGGTGTCGCCTGATGTGCCTGGAATTAGTGATCGCCGAACAGGTATGCTTCTTTTTTCGTCAACTGCTATTTCCCTAGACTGTATCTGAATATATCCTAAATAATTTTGCACAGTATCAATAATGAGGTAATAAAGTTACTCAATGGAATGAGGAAGTGGTTACTTTGTATAGGACAACTTGTTTGAATGCCATAATATGGCACAATTAGTCTATAttatctttctttctcttcttttttggtCTATTTATGTTGTTCAATTTCAAGAAAATTGAGGAAGACAAATGGCAATACTTCATTATTACTTATTATTGGACAGGTGCTCAGGGGCAGCATCAATCATACAACAATATTACTGAGGGTAGGTTATGCTCTCCACATTTTCTTTTCCATTACGAAAATGACGTCAGTCTAAAAGGAATGTTTGAGTTCCTGATGTTGGCTATGTGAGTACACCcgatttcttttttattcttttctatCTGCTCTACCAAAAATTTGTAGGTTATTTTTCATCTGCTCCAAAGAAGAGTGAACTAAGGATAGGAGAATCATCAGCCTTCTTCACTTATGTCAAAGCCACAACAATAAGGAGCGACATTGAAGAGATTGTTCATCTTGACAAGAATGCTACTAAACAAGTGAGGATGGAAGACATGGATCAAGCATGTGCTCAAGAGAGGGGTAACCTTCAAAGACCTGAGAATGGAGAGACACTTGAAAGCCATTCACAAGAGGACTTGCCCAGCAGCAATAGTATACCTGATTCTTTTTCTATTGAGAGATCTTGCACTCCTCCTGCATCAGTGGAAGTTTCACAGCAAAAGCATTACAAGGAAGAGCATCGTCAGGGTGTGGTGCATCCAAGAAATGGAAGCCATGGTTCCGAGCCTGATGCATCTAGCATGAATGCTCACCATGCTTATCCATATTATATGTCAGGAGTTGTTAATCATGTTATGATGCCATCGTCAGCACAACTGTATCAAAAGAATATGCAGGAGCTACAGAATCATACGAGTTCGTCTATGATTGCACAATACAATCATCTTCCCCACTGCCCTCCTCATGCAAACGGGATGACGTCCTTTCCATATTATCCAATGGGTATATGCTTACAGCCTGGTCAGATTCCTGCGAATCATTCATGGCAACAATTAGGAGGTTCGAGTTCATCAGAGATGAAATTAAGCAAAGTTGATAGAAGAGAAGCGGCGTTGATGAAGTTTAGACAGAAAAGGAAAGAACGTTGTTTTGATAAGAAAATTAGGTATGTCAATAGGAAACGACTGGCTGAGAGGCGGCCCCGTGTTAGGGGACAATTTGTCAGAAAGTTGAATGGTGTCAATGTGGATCTCAATGGACACCCTGCCTCCACTGATTATGATGACGAAGATGACGATGAGGAGGAAGAAGACAACCACGTAGCAAATGATTCCTCTCCTGAGGATGCATGAGAATGTTGAGAAGCTTCTTTGACCACAGGGTGAAGGGGCCACAATTCCATCTTGAGTTCAAATGGTCCGATCGAGGACCAGCTGCTGTTCCTTGCTTTGGTGGTAAACTTATTGCATCAGCATTAATTTGGTGAGATGTGCTGTTGATACATCAGGGATGCTGATCCAATCATAATGCACAgttgcaaatcacaaatcacaaatcacaTGCCCTTGCTCAGTTTTTCTCAGAATATCACTTCCTCGAATGATCAATCTTACTGAGCCCTTCTCAAAGGTATATTGCTGGTTCTGTTCAATGCAGTTAAAAGCATCGGTGGTGTAATTGAAACTGTTTGAAGCAGGTTGTGGTTGCTTATGTTTATGGAGAAAAATGTTGGACAGCTTAATGTTTGCACACTCCATACTCCATAGTGTTGTATTGTCTAAAGATTCTACTGTCTAAAAGCATTTATCCTCCGTAATTTTCTTATGTACACTATTGAGTCACACTTATTTGAACGAGGgataatatttatataattttctaACGTATTGGTCTGTGTCTGAAGTTGAGTACATAAGAATAGAATTAGTTTTGGGGGCTTCATTGACTCGATTAATAGTCCCAAGTCCCACAATACAAGTAAACTGTGATTGGTGATATGTGAAAAAAGAATAATGCCCCTACTATGCATATTAACTATGAAGTATGGATACTTCTTTTATTTGTCGTGTTCACGTATTTTGGACATGATGTTCATTGACATTCGTCTGATATGCGTGTCTTCTGTGTCTAATTGTGTATTATTGTGTCTTTATATTttataagaattttaaatttCGATGTCGTGTAGCATTATTAATATTACTTTGCATACTATCGTTCTCTTTGTAGAGGTAAATTTTACTCTCCTCATTGAGCACAACTCTCATTCTCTACACAAGTTCATGTACCATCTCGTGTTCATGAAGCATAATCTAGTTTTGTATACAATGTATAGACATaccaaacaagaaaatataaaatcttCTTCCATTACTTCTTAGCCCCATGAAAAAAGTTAGAgaattttgtttttgatattggAATAACAACGGTGTTTTTTCAAAATGTGGGTTGATGGGATGTTATTCTCAAATGTGGGATCGTTTAATTAGATAAAcaaaaatcggaccgtccgatttgtgagaGTACAGAAATCGGACTGAGAGATTTGTGAGAGTACAGAAATCGGACCGAGGGATTTGTGAAATCGGATCAAGGAATttctgttaaaaaaaaaataaaaaaatttgaagtatagaaatcggaccctccgatttgtgtatcTTCCACACttttgaaaaacacaaaaaattacaATGTTAATGTATATCACTACTTTTACTtccatatacaaaaaaaaaagagccaAAAACTTATCCTCCGAAGCTTTCTCCCATTAATTATTATTGGTATTGGTATAGGCGTACAGCCACAAGATAAAGTATAATAAGGAAGATTCGAGATAAATGTTTGCCAATAACCATGCAATTCTAATAGAATGATCATCGTTCCATATAATTAAACTTTcttaacaaaaaaagaaaaggttTAGGTAAAACTTTCTTTAAAATCCTTGACGTGCTaagcaaaaattaattttgaaaataaaaaaatttcgatTTCCCAGCTAATTGCGTTTTTACAATTTTACCCTCATCCATAGGATTTGATTTAATaccaaaaaaaaagggaaaaagaaacaATTGTTACAATGTTACCAAACCTTTCTGATATTGTAATGAACGAAGTGAGGTTTTGAAGGTCGTAACTTGTTCACTGTGTATATGGGGATGCATATATCAAttaatctctacatacaagtgATTTAAACAAATAAGTTGCTTTGACCTAATTTAACTCATGCGCTACTTTCTCTAACAAAATTTTCACCCAATGGGCTAATATATAACTTCTTTTTTCAATCGGATTTCGTTTTCTTTTTCGAATTTTCTCAGTATTTTCTGCGCCTCTATGTTTCGATCTATCTCTGCGTTCTCTGCGTTTCTTCTCATTCTCTATGTTCTCTTCGTTTTCTGCATTTTTTTCGTTCAAGTTTTTAAAATCAAGCTGTGAAATCATGTTTGAACAGTTATTTTGTTGTCGAAGATAATAAATGATTCAAGTTCAGACTGTTAATTGAATCAGAGTGAAATGGATTGTTAATGCTATTCGTTAGtatagtttatgattctgtaggtgaataatgatGTTTTctttgtgaaaattgttgttcatggttgatggtttgaattgaatataaTGTACCAATTCTAAATCTGATTCTATTATTTTGATGAATCTGTTTTCTCCCCGTTTCAGTGTATTTCGATtataaattagtgtattttggaACTGTTTTGgtgtattttgaaaatttttcggtGTATTTATAGGTTCAGACTTTCAATTGAACCAGGGCGAATTGTATTATTGTTTTAAATCGAATCAATTGGTGAGGTGTGGCTTGAATCTAGTTAATATAgtttgttagtagtttatgattctgaagttgaatcattttgtttttgtttgtgaaattTACTGTGCATGGTTGATGGTTTGTATTTAATTGTAATGTATCAATGATGAATCTATTTCCTCCATCGTTTTggtgaataaatgaccatttgtattcataaaagataaaaatactgACATATGTATCTACAttagatcgaaactaaacttgtacccacgtAAGATGCCCTCTGTGTGACAAAAGtacttgatgaatccatatttgatgataaattttggattgatttgagtggatttcatcatataaacccacatttattcatccaaatagcatgcttttgtgttctctccctaaattgagcttaattatataaacattctattttgtgcttaatttaactaattttattccactttcatccCATTTaatgccttgatggttttgatgagtgatttcaggcataataggttggaatggcttgatgaGAGTGGAGGAGAAGCATGCaatagggagaaaacatgaagaaatcaaaAGAGGAGCACAAagctgtgtgcgtacgcacaacattctgtgcgtacgcacaagaggaaattCAGCATGTGTGCACACGCACGACACTTTATCGTTCTTTTaggttgttttcttctttttggtgTCTCCTCCGAATCATCTTTAGAATCGGATTCGGATTCAGCAAGACTTTCACTTTCTAAAGAAATagtattctttttctttccttcttttcttctttcttttttcccttattttttccttcttttagTTGTTTTCTGAGCTGTGTTGTTTTCACGATTtcctaaaacaaaaaaatatttgtttacaCAATATATTTATAAGGAATACaccgaaaataaaagaaagaattttGTTGAGTTATCATCTCATCCTTGATCTCAGCTTTTATTCTTTCTACCAGCAATTCTTTGGTCCAATGTTGGACCCACGGTGATCCAGGAATTTCATCAACTGGGCTATATTTGTATGTTGATTCGTGAAAATACACAATCATTAGAGTAAAGAGGCAGTCATTAACaacatatttatttttcaatatgtGCTCTTTAATGCCCTTTATTAGAAAGTTGAGCACATGACCACCTCAATTCCGTTGACGTATTGCGTCCATGTGAAGAATGGGCAGCATGTGAAACGGAAAAAGTTTGTTTACTGTTGTCGGTAACAGGAAGGACATCTAAATGTGAATGTCCTCTTGAATTTCATCTAATTTTTCTCTCCATCGACAGTCATCTCCATCATAGAGGTTGATAATTGCGACAAGGTCTTGCCTTGAAAGTTTCTAACAACTTCCTTATTCACCTCACTGAATTCTTGAAAGTTAATTTTTTCTGGATAGCATGGCCCTGCAAAAGTGGCAAAAAATATTTCAATGACACAGAAATAACTTGATAATACACCAAAATTTGATTCATAGAATATATTAAGAAATAGATTTTTACCAGCTATAGTCAAACCAAGGACAGCTGCTATATTTTCTTGGGTGATGTTGATTATACTATACCGTGTGTCTAATCTGTTATGGGACAGATCAAATGAATATGCCAACTGGTTCAATGGCTTATGTGGCACATTCATGACAGAAATATGCATCAAACCATCAAATCCCAATATTCTCGAACAATTGCTTTCTTGTCTCCGCTCATGTTTTGGAATTTATCATGAATTGATCTTGTGGAACATCTCAAATCATGATTTTTCTGTAAATAAATGAGAATCatgtaaataaattatatttatacAAAATAGATTGAGTTGTTCAAACATATATATGCttacattatattttagtgcTACCTTTGGTGCCATTTTTTCTGTAAGAATAAAAAAGGTTAATACACCAAAAGACAAACTAAATACATCAAAACACAAACCAGACATACCGCTATTATTTTTTGATTACATCATACAATATGAGATcaaaaagacatgcaattgaatcaaacatGCATAAAATGATACCTGAAGTACTAGAATAAAATTCTATGGTTTGTTAtaagaaattgatgaacaaaattCCTAATAATGGACAAAAAtagttacaaatcactcaaatatgTACATAATAACATCAAAAGTACAAGAACAATATTTTGTTGTCTAGTTACAGTATAAAGAGTACAACAGCATTAAGTACACCTCAATTTTGATGAAATATACAGAAAGACAAGCCAAATACACTGAAAGACAAACCAACTACACCAAAACACAAACATGAAACAATGATATTAGAAGCACTACAAACAAACTCATTTCGAAACATACAAAACTCAAACATGTACAAAAACACATTCAAATCCCTCAAACACATGTAAATATAGGTTAAACTATACAATAAACACTACGTAACATTTTTATACCGACATAACATAGTTATCACCAAATGAAGCGTATAATGAGAAAAGTAACGCAAGAACACGAAATAAACTGCAATATAACTATGTAGCATTTTGCGataagaatgaaaaatagaaaggtAAGAAAATTGCAAGATTAGTGAATATTACCTTCAATAATCTTTCATCTTTTTTTTAGTGTTTGTTGGTGAAGATTTCGATTTCAGCTTTGAAACTTCTTTGACCTTTCACGATAATTTTGAGAGATTTTGATCGTTGTTTGAATTTTGAGCATTGCGACTTTGATCGAGGGAGAAGAACCGATTTTATAATGACGTCCGTGCCAAGGTTCTCAAACTTGTGAGTCTAGGTAAACTCGTGTAACTGATCTAAACTCGACTCGTAGACTCGACGTAAACTCGTACGAATTTACCTATTATAAATTTTTCGTAAAAAATATATGTATcgtgtataatatatatatttactcaAACATAAGCATTTAAACTTAACAATTTCAACATCaaaatacataataaattaaCATAATACTACAATTATAACAAGTACTCTAGAACACACATTCAAATTCTTCACAAGTATGCATCTAGTTCAACATAAAACATAGTCACACAATCAAAGCTTCatataacacaaaaaaaaaaaaaagaagaaaacaacaaagtaACAATTAAATGTTCTAATAAACTAAAAGTCTAAAACTGAAATCCTATCTTCATCTTTTAtggcatcaacatcatcatcttcacCATCTTCATCAGAAACATCATTTCTTTCAAGTTCAGGTTCGACCCAGCcaacaaaatcatcatcattcacaTGTCCCTGAACCAACATTCTCAGACATTTTGTATTTTTGTCCCCAAATAAACAAATCAACAAAGTACAAACTAAATAATTAAGCAAAATTATCCACTTATCCTTGTTAACAAAGTTAATAAATTCATATTTCAGACATTCAGATTCAATAACAACTAACTAACACTAACAAGTAAGAAATAACAACTACAAATTCAGATTTAGGATATAAAAACTACTTTACAAATGAGCTGTAGTTATGGACTTATAAGTTAAAGCTGACAGAGTGCAcaatataaagaaaataaaaactttaATTGCATAGCATTGTGCTTAGTAATATAAAAGGACATAATGGAGACAGCACTTAAACACCAAGACTAAAAACCACAAGATACCACAATGCATAATGCATTCCTAGAAAATTAAAGCAGTAAATACTAGCCTCTGACAATTTTTTTCTATGGCTGGAGAAGGTAAAGCTTAATTATTTGGCATcaaatagaagaacaaagaaaTACAAATAAGTAAACAAGATCTGCTCTTGAATACGGGAAAGAAAGCTATAGAAAAAATTCAGATTCAATAACAACAAATTCAGATTTCACAGTTTAAGACATTCAGATTCAATAACAACTAACTGACACTAACAAGTAAGAAGTAacaactacaaattacaaaatgcAGCAATTTAGAATAGATTAAACTCACACTAACAAGTAACAACTACCAAATACATCAATtcagtaactaattttttttaaacataccTGAAGGCTGAATCTGAATGGCTGAATGGAGTAGGCTTAGCTAACACTCGCGTTGCTATGCTGTGCTGTGCAGACACACGACGGGCTGACACCTGACAGAACGAACGGCGGAAGCGCGATGAGGGGCAGAAGACACGACGAGCGATGGCAGCATGGCGGATGGCAGAGGCTCCACGAGTCCACATTCTTCGATGCAGAACAGAGAGTGAGAGAGTGAGAGAGTGTCGAGCTGAATGAGAGACTAAGAGTGAGAGAACGGTGGTTTCAGGAATGACGAACAGCAAACGGCAGTGAAGGATGGACGACGGCGAGGGATGGAGGACGAAACGCGAAGATGAAGAGAGTGAGTGTGAGCAAAGTGAGAGGTTTAGCCGATTAAAGTTATGTTGCTGCCTTCCTTTTTTTTGGCCCAAAACAATGCCGATTTGGTGAAAAAGGCCAACCAAAGCAAATTTACTGAGTCATGAATAAACTTACGAGTTTGACCGAGTTTACTCGAGTCTACCCGAATCTACCCAAAAACGAGTTTGTGTCCGAATTAATTCGATTCCACTACCTAAATTAAACTCGTAAATTAATTCGCGAGTTTGACAACGATGGTCGTGTTATTTGATAGTCTTGAAAGtgcatatttaattatttacacGCATTTTAATCTAAGAATTAATTTTTGTTGAATTTGGACCAATTTATTTGGACTAGTTTGCTAAAAAAAACTTATATATCTAGCAGTTGTGTGCATAACTGCATATATAATGGCGTTTGAGAAGTAGTGTGCATCTTAATTCGTCACAACATTTGCATGCCATATCTTTTGTCGTTTCTTATTGTTgctctgattctgattctgattacTTATCCAACTTCATCAAATAATTAACGCATCTTTTCCGTTCCAATGTCTCCCCCATCCGTCGATCAAGGTAACGCCGAtccagaggaagaagaagaagaagaagaagaagaggaggtagaggaagaagaggaagaagtagaagaagaagaagaagaggaagaagaagaagatgtagaggaagaggaagaggaggaagaagaggtagAGGTAGAGGAAGAGGTAGAagaagaggtagaagaaggagaagaagaagaggaggaggtagaggaagaagaagaggagccAGAGGAGGtaggggaagaagaagaggaggaggaggaggaggaggaggaggaggaagaggaagaagaagaagaagaagaagaaaccgaCGGTGATGATAAAGGCTACGCCTCAAATTCTGTATCCGATGCCGACAACGATGGCATAGGTTTTCCCAATTCAACATTAGTTCTCAATTTTATGCTGAATACTTTTGATGCAATGGTGCTGCTTTACATGATCATGCCCTATAATATTACTGTTGATTTATGTCTGTTTCTATATCAAGTGTGATGTTGATTTTACTTGTTTTATTTGGTTTCTCTGTGTGTTTATGTGTTGGGGGAGGGGTTGTTCTGGATAAGATTTCTTGTGGGTGCTCCTCAGGCTTGGTGGTTGTTTTGTTAGGCTAGGCTCAAGGTCTTATTATTCTCGTCCTTCAGAATAAGGTCCAG is from Arachis ipaensis cultivar K30076 chromosome B01, Araip1.1, whole genome shotgun sequence and encodes:
- the LOC107633888 gene encoding two-component response regulator-like APRR1 — encoded protein: MEREDLNLNKDSNNNGVGGNNSKSGGDGFIDRSKVRILLCDNDSKSSEEVFTLLIRCSYQVVSVKSARQVIDALNAERQYIDIILAEVDLPIKKGMKMLKYIARDKELRRIPVIMMSAQDEVSIVVKCLKLGAADYLVKPLRTNELLNLWTHMWRRRRMLGLVENNILNYDFDLVVSDPSDANTNSTTLFSDDTDDKSKRSSNPEAGISIQQQEATVAMDIVVEEHPNSLVSPDVPGISDRRTGAQGQHQSYNNITEGYFSSAPKKSELRIGESSAFFTYVKATTIRSDIEEIVHLDKNATKQVRMEDMDQACAQERGNLQRPENGETLESHSQEDLPSSNSIPDSFSIERSCTPPASVEVSQQKHYKEEHRQGVVHPRNGSHGSEPDASSMNAHHAYPYYMSGVVNHVMMPSSAQLYQKNMQELQNHTSSSMIAQYNHLPHCPPHANGMTSFPYYPMGICLQPGQIPANHSWQQLGGSSSSEMKLSKVDRREAALMKFRQKRKERCFDKKIRYVNRKRLAERRPRVRGQFVRKLNGVNVDLNGHPASTDYDDEDDDEEEEDNHVANDSSPEDA